The Parvularculales bacterium DNA segment GTTGATTGATGAGATGCAATTTGCCTTTTGCTGGATTGTTGATTTTCCTCTTTATGAGTGGAACGAAACAGCTAGTAAAATTGATTTTTCTCATAATCCTTTTTCTATGCCTCAAGGAGGGCTTGAGGCGTTGACAACTAAAAATCCATTAGAGATTCTGGGTTACCAATATGACATTGTGTGTAATGGGGTAGAATTGTCATCTGGAGCTATTCGCAACCACAGCCCGGAGATTATGTATCGGGCTTTTGAGATTGCAGGCTATGACAAAGACGCAGTGGATAGACAATTTGGGGGCATGATTAACGCTCTTCGGTATGGTACACCACCCCATGGAGGTATAGCTCCAGGTATTGATCGTATTGTCATGTTATTAGCAGGAGCACAGAATCTACGAGAGGTGATTATGTTCCCTATGAATCAGCAAGCGGAGGATTTGATGATGCAATCTCCCTCAGAGGTGAGCGAGCAGCAGTTGTGTGATTTGCATATTCGCTTAGCACCCTTACCTGCAAAGAAAGACAAAGATGAGGGCAAATAGGCTGGCAATTTTGTCGGATTATCTTGTTGCACAGGTTACACTTAGGGTATGGTGGTAGGTGATTAAACAGAGTGATTGAGGCTTTATAAGTAAGTATGGCTTTGTTGGTACAGTTTTTTACATGGTGGAATGGACAAACCTACGGTACGCGCTTTTTTACGTGGCGTCGGGGGGTTCTTGTGGGTATTGATAAATCCGGGAATAGATATTACAGCGAGAAAGGCAAGGGCGGACGTCGCTGGGTGATTTATAATGGGGTATCGGATGCCTCTAAGGTTGCGCCAGAATGGCACAGTTGGCTCCACCATGGAGAGGATGTACCTCCCTCGGGGGATTGTGTTGCCCGCCCTTGGCAAAAGCTCCACCAGCCTAACATGACAGGTACGGGTCAAGCCTATAAACCAGTGGGCAGTTTGGCGAGATCTCAGGAGCAGCAAGTAATGCGGTGTGGGTATGTGCCGTGGCGTCCCAAGAGCCAATGACGCCAATGATAATAACACCAATGATAAAGAAAAGAGAATTAGCATGAAAGATAATCTGGTTGAGACACTTGTTGGTGCAGTTGTATTGTTGGTTGCGGGAAGCTTTTTGGCATACGCCTACACAACAGTGGGTAGCCTTCAAGACAGTGATGGCTATCAGGTAGTTGCTTATTTTGACAGGGTAGATGGTCTTTCTAATGGGAGCGATGTTCGTCTAGCAGGCATTAAAATTGGTCAGGTAGAGAGTCAATCAATTGACCCGAAAGACTATAAAGCCATCATTGTGATGTCCATACAGTCAGATGTTAAACTGCCGGAAGATAGTAGTGCTAAAATTACCAGCGAAGGTCTGCTCGGTAGCAATTATATCTCTGTGCAGCCAGGTGGCAGTGAGGATTTTTTGGCTTCCGGTGATGAAATATTCTATACCCAAGGCTCTGTTGATTTAGTGAGCTTATTGGGACAAGCCGTTTTTAATGTATCAGATGACAACCCCTCCTCCATTGGCTCATCTGGCAGTCAATGAAGGAGGTTTATACTTTTGTCATCCTCCTCTGTGTTCTGATAACCAGTGGGGTTTTAAGCCCATTGCAAGCAGAGGTAGCTGTCTTTACAGCGTTAGATAAAGTCACAGCTCGTATTAGTCGTTTAGAAGCTCCAGTCGATAAACTGGTGCGTTTTGGCACTCTTGATGTTCTGATGCGTACTTGCCATAAAAGCCCCCCCGAAGATCCGCCCGAGATAACCGCTTTCGTGCAAGTAATAGAAATAGCACGAGAAGAAAGAGCAGAGAGGTTATTATTCTCAGGTTGGATGTTGGCCTCAGACCCGGGACTCAATGCCTTTGAGCATCCTGTTTATGATATCTGGCTGATTGATTGCAAGATGGATGAGGGGGTATCATCGGATAGTGAGAAAAAATCTCCCTGATGGCGCAAGGCCTCACTGAGGCACTGATGAAAGGCAGTGTGGGAGAGTTCGACAGCACCAAACTGCCGAAGGTGCATTGTGATAAATTGAATATCTAGCAATAAAAAGCCTCCGGCTCGCAGGCGGGCAGCGAGGTGAACTAGCGCAATTTTGCTGGCATCCTTGACTCGCGAAAACATGCTCTCTCCAAAAAAAGCCGCACCCACATGAACGCCGTAAAGTCCTCCCACTAGGTTTCCATCTTGCCAGCATTCTACCGAGTGGGCATAACCTAAGCTGTGCAGGCGGGTATAGAGTCTATAAAGAGGTGGATTTATCCAACTCTCAGGGCGGTCAGGAGTTGGCTCTGCACAAGCTTGCATTACGGTTGCAAAATCTTTATTAATCTTTATAACAAAAGGAGCGTCTTTTAAGGTGCGCCTAAGGCGACGGGGTAAATGAAAATGTTTTAACGGAATAACGCCGCGCTTGTCAGGGTTAACCCAATAAAAACCATTGCTCTCCCGGTTATCTGCCATAGGAAAAATACCCGCTTGATATGCCTCAAGCAGGACAGTAATATCTTTGTCGTGCCCAAGAGGAGATGGATTGCCGCTCATTTTTCTTTATCTAGAAATTGCTCCAGCCAGTGAATATTATAATTACCATTAAGAAAATCATCATTATCCAGCAACCGCTGAAACAACGGAATGGTTGTTTCAATACCATCAATGACAAATTCTTCCAGAGACCGGCGTAATCGCATGAGACACTCTATCCGGTCATTGCCGGTTATGATCAGTTTGCCAATCAAACTGTCATAATAGGGAGGAATGCGGTAACCAGAATAAACAGCAGAATCAATCCGCACACCCGGCCCTCCGGCCGGATGAAACTCCTTAACCTGACCTGGGGAGGGTACAAAAGTAATTGGATTTTCTGCGTTAATGCGACATTCTATGGCATGGCCTGTGAAACTGACATCTTTTTGGCGAAAACTCAGTTTATTTCCGTTAGCAATATGGATTTGCTCACGCACCAAATCAATACCGGTTACCATCTCCGTCACCGGATGCTCTACCTGTAGTCGGGTGTTCATTTCAATAAAATAGAACTCGCCATCTTCATAAAGAAATTCAACCGTGCCAACTCCCAAATAGCCTAGTTTGTTGATAGCAGAAATCAGAATATTACCAATTTTTTTTCTTTCTTTGTCAGTTAGGGCAGGAGAAGGGGCTTCCTCCAAAACTTTTTGATGACGGCGTTGAAGAGAACAATCGCGCTCTCCCAAATGGACAATATTTTTATGACTATCCGCAACAATTTGCACTTCTATATGGCGAGGGCGTTCCAGGTATTTTTCAATATAAACCCCATCATTCCCAAAAGCGGCCCCCGCTTCAGTACGAGCTGTTGAAAGCGCCGTTGGTAATTCATGGGCATTGTTAGCTACTTTCATGCCGCGCCCGCCACCCCCTGCGGCGGCTTTGACGAGAACGGGATAGCCAATTTTATCGGCCAAAGCGTGCGCCTCAGCATCGTCCGTGATAGCGCCATCTGAGCCCGGTACTACCGGAATACCCAGCTTTTGTGCTGTATTTCTGGCGGCAATTTTATCGCCCATCAAATGGATATGATGGGCTTCGGGGCCAATAAAGGTAATGTTATGAGCAGTGACAATTTCAGCAAAGCGGGCATTTTCAGAAAGAAAGCCATAGCCCGGATGAACAGCATCCGCGCCGGTAATTTCGCACGCTGAAATAATAGATGGAATGTTGTTATAACTCTTATTGGCTGGAGGTTCCCCTAAACAGACGCTCTCATCAGCAAGGCGGACGTGCATGGCATTTTCATCAGCTGTAGAATGAACCGCAACTGTAGCAATCCCCATCTCCCGACAAGCTCGGTGAATGCGCAGGGCAATTTCTCCGCGGTTAGCTATCAGTATCTTTTTGAACATAACGCCTTCACGTTTTTTAATTCATAACGCATAATGGCTCACCATATTCCACTGGCTGTCCATCCGTAATTAAGATTTTGACAACCTTACCTGAACGGGGAGCGGGAATATGGTTCATTGTTTTCATAGCTTCAATGATAAACAGCGTCTGCCCTTCGGCCACTTCTGCCCCAATTTGCACAAAGGGTGGGGCGCCCGGCTCTGGTGCTACGAAGATTGTACCCACTATGGGGGAGGTGACAGTCTCTCCGGCCTCTCCTGCGGGAGTTCCATCTTCTTTGTTTACCTTATCGTTTGAAGCAACAGGTGATGCAACTGGTGTAGCAGCCATAGCAACAGGGATTGAGGGGGCAGTATTGCGTGCAACACGAACTCTCATATCTTCAGTTTCTACTTCCAACTCACTGAGTTCTGATTCAGTCAGCAAATTTATCAGATTGCGAATAAAATGCTCGTTAGCAGAATCTTTAGAATTTTTGGTCATGAAAACTATCCATTTGTTTGTTTCAATACGCTCGCCACGGCTTCCAGTGCAAGAGAGTACCCATGAGCGCCAAATCCGCAAATTGACCCGACAGCGGTTTTTGCAACATAAGAATGATGTCTAAAATCTTCCCTGCGCTGTGGATTAGAAAGATGAACCTCCACAATAGGGATGTTTAAGGCCATCAACGCATCATAAAGGGCAACAGACGTATGGCTATACGCCCCAGCGTTTATAATAAGGCCACTGCCGGTTCTTGCCTTGTGAACCATATCCACTAATTCGCCCTCACCATTGCCTTGCAGGAAAACAACCTCATATCCAAATGTTCCCGCCTTCTCGCGGCACATGTGCTCAATGTCATCAAGGCTGTCTATTCCATAAATAGCCACTTCCCGCTCTCCCAGCAGATTGAGGTTAGGGCCATTGAGGATGTGAATGGTATTGGTGCTCATGAGAAGATATCCGTAAAATAGGTTTTTGTTCCGCCTTTTCGGTGAGTATAGTCTTTTATAAACGCTTCCGGCGGGCTATGAAAGAGGAGAAAATAACCCATTTAGCTGATTTTGGTCTCAGGAATAGTGATAGGAATTAAACGCTTATGTTGACAATAACCATCAATGGCGTTGAAGAGGTACTGGAGAAGTCGGTGACCGTTCAGGGTTTACTGCATCATCTGAATCTACCTGACGATAAAATTGCTGTAGAACATAATGGTGAGATTATACCGCGCTCAACCTATAGTGTTACATGGCTTGAGAGTGGAGACAACATAGAGGTTGTTCACTTTGTAGGCGGAGGATGATGGAGTGATGACAGTATGACAAAGGGTGACGATAAGATAAAGGACTCTCAAAAGGATGAACTCATTATTGCAGGGCGGCGTTATGGCTCGCGTCTTATCATTGGAAGTGGGAAGTATAAGAATTTTTCTCAAACAGCAGCTGCTTTTGAGGCATCTGGTGCCGAAATTATTACGGTGGCGGTGCGTCGGGTGAATATAGAGGCTCCTGACAGGCCGCAGCTGGTGGATTATATAGACA contains these protein-coding regions:
- the thiS gene encoding sulfur carrier protein ThiS, which codes for MLTITINGVEEVLEKSVTVQGLLHHLNLPDDKIAVEHNGEIIPRSTYSVTWLESGDNIEVVHFVGGG
- a CDS encoding DUF2155 domain-containing protein — encoded protein: MKEVYTFVILLCVLITSGVLSPLQAEVAVFTALDKVTARISRLEAPVDKLVRFGTLDVLMRTCHKSPPEDPPEITAFVQVIEIAREERAERLLFSGWMLASDPGLNAFEHPVYDIWLIDCKMDEGVSSDSEKKSP
- a CDS encoding NADH:ubiquinone oxidoreductase subunit NDUFA12; translation: MALLVQFFTWWNGQTYGTRFFTWRRGVLVGIDKSGNRYYSEKGKGGRRWVIYNGVSDASKVAPEWHSWLHHGEDVPPSGDCVARPWQKLHQPNMTGTGQAYKPVGSLARSQEQQVMRCGYVPWRPKSQ
- the aat gene encoding leucyl/phenylalanyl-tRNA--protein transferase encodes the protein MSGNPSPLGHDKDITVLLEAYQAGIFPMADNRESNGFYWVNPDKRGVIPLKHFHLPRRLRRTLKDAPFVIKINKDFATVMQACAEPTPDRPESWINPPLYRLYTRLHSLGYAHSVECWQDGNLVGGLYGVHVGAAFFGESMFSRVKDASKIALVHLAARLRAGGFLLLDIQFITMHLRQFGAVELSHTAFHQCLSEALRHQGDFFSLSDDTPSSILQSISQIS
- the accB gene encoding acetyl-CoA carboxylase biotin carboxyl carrier protein is translated as MTKNSKDSANEHFIRNLINLLTESELSELEVETEDMRVRVARNTAPSIPVAMAATPVASPVASNDKVNKEDGTPAGEAGETVTSPIVGTIFVAPEPGAPPFVQIGAEVAEGQTLFIIEAMKTMNHIPAPRSGKVVKILITDGQPVEYGEPLCVMN
- the accC gene encoding acetyl-CoA carboxylase biotin carboxylase subunit, translating into MFKKILIANRGEIALRIHRACREMGIATVAVHSTADENAMHVRLADESVCLGEPPANKSYNNIPSIISACEITGADAVHPGYGFLSENARFAEIVTAHNITFIGPEAHHIHLMGDKIAARNTAQKLGIPVVPGSDGAITDDAEAHALADKIGYPVLVKAAAGGGGRGMKVANNAHELPTALSTARTEAGAAFGNDGVYIEKYLERPRHIEVQIVADSHKNIVHLGERDCSLQRRHQKVLEEAPSPALTDKERKKIGNILISAINKLGYLGVGTVEFLYEDGEFYFIEMNTRLQVEHPVTEMVTGIDLVREQIHIANGNKLSFRQKDVSFTGHAIECRINAENPITFVPSPGQVKEFHPAGGPGVRIDSAVYSGYRIPPYYDSLIGKLIITGNDRIECLMRLRRSLEEFVIDGIETTIPLFQRLLDNDDFLNGNYNIHWLEQFLDKEK
- the aroQ gene encoding type II 3-dehydroquinate dehydratase is translated as MSTNTIHILNGPNLNLLGEREVAIYGIDSLDDIEHMCREKAGTFGYEVVFLQGNGEGELVDMVHKARTGSGLIINAGAYSHTSVALYDALMALNIPIVEVHLSNPQRREDFRHHSYVAKTAVGSICGFGAHGYSLALEAVASVLKQTNG
- the mlaD gene encoding outer membrane lipid asymmetry maintenance protein MlaD — translated: MKDNLVETLVGAVVLLVAGSFLAYAYTTVGSLQDSDGYQVVAYFDRVDGLSNGSDVRLAGIKIGQVESQSIDPKDYKAIIVMSIQSDVKLPEDSSAKITSEGLLGSNYISVQPGGSEDFLASGDEIFYTQGSVDLVSLLGQAVFNVSDDNPSSIGSSGSQ